The Solanum lycopersicum chromosome 2, SLM_r2.1 DNA window TATgagaaattgatattttattcttCTTGGTTATGTGTTGTATGATATGGTTATTAGCTGCTAGTTGAATCTCTATTTTGGAAGTGTTCGGAGTGTGgcaaagtgtcattcgaggacgaatgttgtccaagtgggggagattgtaagatCCCAAAAATGACCTAACTGAAatagagactaacatgttggtattgattgtataaggtcctaaataagtctaatatatggtatagaGACAATATCTAAAGTATTatgtgcattggaagtcaaacgtcaagggacgaccgaGACGTTTGGTGACTAggtcacctatgtgtctcatatgtggttctatgtgtttatgtgtaattaatgaggttataaggttcataaaatagttattatatcatgtatatgcagtgtgtcaagtttcgtggagtttggaggtcaaacgtccaagaacgtccatgacgtttgaaagataTGCCTTGAAATGACGttgtgtgtctaggcatgtttcgttgagttttacgtgttagttatttatgaaattcatgtgagaggtttTAAACTCATAGACGATCtttttgggttggaaacgtccgggcaaacatccccaaggaccaaccaagggtccttgaggaaggacccaaaacttGGTGTCAAGGCTACCCAAGACAGCCCAAACCACAGAGGCAGTCGACGCCCCGTTGGTTGGGTCTCGTCGTTGAAGACATAGCCAAGGAAGAAAAACTTTCCATTTTCTAGGCTCTGACCCAATCGACAGTGGACAGCATGGTCCATTTGTGGATTGACGCCCCGTCAATGGGCAGTCGTCTATGAGCCTATGTCCTTCGTACAGTTCACTGCCAAATTaggggtgaacttgtaatttcaccccacttaTAAATAGATGTATTGGAGgttatttaggggtattttgggtattttaaatatgcatctaagtgtttaacacttagaagatttcattcttccaaaacAAAACCACAAAATCCCTTATAATTCTcccaaagactccattgaagtccaaaaatcaaggaagagcttggtgTGACATTTTGAGTGGAAATTcctcatcaaagtgaagaattatcatcATTGAGGTATCACTTTTGATCCTTAAATttgtttcatcaaggagcccaattctcaagatgttttctaaagttttcaaagttgaattgtccaatttcatgattctaccataggttcttgcattaatgatttctaaacattgaaatatgatttaattgttattgtattgatgattttaacttaTATTACCTATTAACCCATGaatcctagtttttgactaagttatgggttcttgatatttaactaatattgttgaattctagtgtagatttctatgggctttctaacgatgtaataattatattcaatttatatcCAGGTTGTATCAGATTTATGGATTTACATTGATTTGACCTAGTTCATcgattattgtagtttttatgttgaattgttgattatggtcttgggtaagggtcttgtgtTATCGAATTGAGTAAGTTGActttggattgaagtgttgaggatgATATGGGGGTATGCTGCCCTATTTCccttaattttatgttatttatacttCGATTCTATTGTGACTGGTACGGTCCACATATGGTGGCGatattatgttttttacttgcaattgatgtagccttgtcggcgttactttatgcaatatgatgatcttggCCTTGTCAGCAAATACTTTAACTAATATGACTATTTTTGTAGTTTGATTTCGTGAAGCATTACAATAtttatctacatgtgaagtcatatatgtattcttctattcatgttgtcttaggtgatcatgttagactatgactttgacattaTGTGTATAGTGTTAgggttgagtcttggttattcctacatGACTTTTATGAGTCTATGTGGATTacatttatgatgttatgatagtatataggatgacttgaagatgttaggttGTTTCTAGGTGCTTCTAGAATTACTTGCCTTATGAgctaaaagtgaagtatgtggtatcttgtcttggttgacttatgtcccttacttgaCGAATATacgattatgaatatgtgatgtcttgatttaTGGTGTTATAACTCTTAGTATTGAAGGTATGGATGACATGTGAAATTAAATGAACTTAAAAGAGccttttatgtgaaaaccttgacttagtggtaaggttaagattgttgaagtcgtaagtcgtaatggtatccttcaaagtaaaggaatgataaacttaaggttaattggctggaacgacatcatattaatccttaggaaagtcatcatgagcttcttgtcaacattgtgaggtagccctagtggaccttctttggtagggtaaatgtgattgggttatgaacttgttatggaacccttttatgtgaacctaatgtgtgaattactctatgataaaaaaggctagcaccgagtgagtatggtaaggggaaGTAGTTCTACTTAAGagtgagactagattacaaagtatgcccttcatattcattaaccatgtgcctacatgggatgtgtctaagttcttcccttggcaagtagaacaacctaattggagtaggatagaactccagACTTCATGTCTTGCTATTATGGTCTATatcagttattgcctattctcatcatatggaatacctattagcattggagaagtttatgaggtttagtggtggtatgggacgctatctagacattgcataatAGTCTTTAAAGGTGTTACTTGGAGTTCCTAAGTCTTGTTCAAGactattacttgaatgtcctttatgtgatgtaggATTCTTAGTGAACTAatataaagtgacttaaggattccttagctaaagtgtgaaaAAGGCATAAAGGATAAccctagttagggaagttggttgattttgtggacatgatctaagccttagatagtattaaggattacttaggtaatcttaaagatgtcaatcatggacgttatcttcttgatttacttaagtttGACTTTTGATATCCtctggaaggagaatgtcatattatctatatgttgatatgtttgatgtcttgaagtgtgtatgtgacttattataagtgttcttgagggtcatttaggtatgcttagggagtttgtatgggcggtctctctttgtgttgatTAAGTGGGTCTTAAGATATCTTTTAGTGAGGAGACTACATGCTAGAAGTTGGTTAATGGAAGGTAAAGtgattcactgtaacagtgaaggaATTCATTGTACAGTGATTCGAGTTCATTAGAAAGTGTTCTCTAAAAATGTGATACTTTGTTAAATCATTTTCTTATGTGTtcctaagttgttaaatgttgttcttatgattataatatgatttttaaatgaaaagattcatatttccaataaatgtccattttcatgattttatgcataatgtcatacttagtacatgtggttgtactaactccatgtttttatctatctatatagttcttggtaggtgaggagctttgagaagtgaagacttggaccgtAGCATTCGTTCAAGAGAAtatgaagtatgtcctcacttgactcgagggcatatatgtcttttatgttttcattcaaagtattataatagactaagtatttctatatccGTATTTTTCATGGGTCGtatcccaagtattcttgtgtcttaagatgatgagattgatatttagtatttcctattacttttatatgaaagagttttacagactatgttatgttttgtgaaaagttttaattccgcactacttttcactatgtttatgcaatgaatgattatacaagggcttatacaagacctccaagaggtcaagtacgccggttgcaatccgagattgcccctaacttctagggtgtgttTTAAGGATGTGACAACTAGCTCTCtacttggagttgatcaaacaattcATCAATTCTATGGAGCGGGTACTTATTCTTTGTGGTGACTTTGTTTAGTTGAGGATAGTCGATGCACATTCTTaacgacccatccttcttctttacaaacaatacTGGAGAACCCCATGGAGATATGCTCGGTTGGATAAATCCCTTATCTaacaaatctttgagttgagcctttagCTCCTTCAACTCTGTCGGGGCCATCCGATAAGAAGGGATTGAAATAGGTTGTGTATCCGACAATAAATCTATGCCGAAGTCAATCTACCGTTCAAGATTATTCCGGGAAGGTCATCGGGAAAGACCTTCAAGAATTCCCTCACTATGGTTACCGACTCTATGGAAGGGACCTCAGATTCAAGATCCCTAACTATTACTATGTGGTAGAGACAACCCTTTGCAATCAATTCGCAAGTTTTAGACATGAGATGATCTTACTCCTAGGATTTGAGTTTCCTCCCTTCCACTcaaaaatgggttcatttgggaattgaAATTTCACTATCCTTGTCTTAAATCAatagaggcaaagcaagcatgcaaccaattcatacccaatataacatcaaaatctagtATATCAAGTTCTATCAAGTCAACTAATGTAAATCTATTGGGCAAGGAAATAGTACAACCTTTATAGACTCTATTAACCACCACGGAATCACCCACCGGTGTAATAACCGAAAAAGGTTCGTCTAATATGTCAGgtagtattttaaatttcatggcTACAAGAGGGGTCACAAATAACAATGTAGCTCCCCGATCCAacaaagcatatacatcaaaggaaaataattttcacaTACTAGTGACCACCAGTGAGCTCTCTTGATCACTTCGGGAttggagagcataaaagtgattctttttAGGAGCATCCGGATTTGGGGCCTTCCTTGAGTCTTCATCATAGGGTAATCTCTCTTCAtgtgaccactcttgccacaaccatAGCAATTACCCATGCCAACTAAACACTTACCATCATGTTTTCTACCACATTTTGAACAAAGAGGCTTCTCAACATAAGAACCACCACCTTTCCCCTCTTGGGGCTTAGGAGTAGACACCTTACTCATGTTGACCCTTGGAGCATTAGGAGGGCCTTGGTTAGAAAACCTCCTTTTGTACCTTGGTTTGTCTTGCATCTCAAATTTACTCCTGGAAGAATTCCCATATTCGGTTCTTTCCTTCTTCAACTCTCTACCAACTTGATTAAGCTTTTTCTCCTCAATTTGTTCAGCATGGACCATGAAACAAGAGATGTCCATGCTAGGAATCAACATAGCCAAACTACATTCATTAACCATAATATCGGATATCCCCGTGACAAATTGGTTCATCTTGGCCCTAGAATCCGCAACCATAGTAGGAGCATACTTGGCTAGTTGAGTGAACTTGCGACTATACTCCTTCACGCTCATACCCCCttggcgaaggttgatgaattcttgtatttttctctCCCTTAGTTCCAAGGGAAAAGTAATACGACCTTCTATAACTGGCCTCTCATCCTTCTATTGCTCATACCACACTTGAGCttcatctttgagttggtaggcAGCTAGTTCCGCCTTTTCTTGAGAAGAAACACCCATATAATCAAGAATTTTgaacacttcatcaatgaacccttGTGGGTCCTCCTCCACCTTAGAaccatagaaagtagggggattcatccttgtgaaattcCTAATCCTTGAAGTAGTGGTATTAGCATAGAGGTTCACTTGCACCCTTGCATCCCTAGCAACTTGAGTAGTCAACACTTGAGTTAAGCTATGAATGGCCAACCTTATCTCAACATTAGACATAGCCCATTCttcaataggaacttgagggttttgaggagcTTGAGAGGGAACTGCCtcattcaaattttcctctacGGCTTTTCGAGCATTGTTCCTCCTTGTATTCATTTCCTATAAGcacaataaaaggattagaAGAAAAGACTGGATAGAGTTAAGACTCTTAGGCACGACTAAGGAATAACAAAAGAGTGAAAGTTCCTAAGCATAAtatagtctctcattcataagtgtggtgcgcttcacaattatgaataagaccctacatagacgtggtttagtgagacatcaatcctaagatttctcaacctcatgctctgataccaagtttgttacaACAAAAAATACCCCTTAGGCGTAACCGACGTCGTCGTCCTCTATGGGGActaagacaagcccttagcatacatcatagcacatcataggtcaaaagtttggaaaattttaaaactttacatatggagtttacatagactccttaCATACgaagtgtacatagacttctcTTTTAGCATAACAAATCATATAGAAGTCTAAAGTCTCATTTCACATATAAACCATCTACAAGAGTATGAATCACAATAGTTTGGGCATAACCCTTAGTCTATTACAGTATGCCATAAAGGCTGCAATGAAAGTCTTTTCTCGGGATATTcttcaagagaaataataattttctctctTTAATCTATTGCTTCATTCTTTTTAGGGTTTGGTAGATTGCATTATGAAAAATCATATATGCATTAGCTTTGTGTGTTACTAGTACCTTGTTTGGTACTCTTTTCTAacctatgtataactaatgttTGCATTAGTATACACTCTACTGTGTATTAAGGTGTGTATTACTAATACTATGAATTTTTAGGTATTTCCAATGCAATGGTTTTAATCTATGCATTATCTTAATTAAAGATCAATTGCCCCTCAAATCCCTTTATGCATATTTTCAATTACAATAGTGGAGAGTACTCtttgtaaataaatttttggCTTAAGTTATCGACAACCACTTAAAATTGTCTGCATCTTTCACTTGGACACATCAATTAAGAGgtatacctattgaacacctctCTTGTTCAAAGTATGTACCTATTAAACAGTTTTTGATGACATGACATCATATATGTAATACACCTCTGAGAAGCgcatgaaacaaaaaaaaattactaacgAACCAATCACAAAATAATACATTAACATTTAGTCAAAGTAAAAATTTCAACATTAAAAAGAATCCCTAAAACATGTCTTCTTTCCCCAATTCCAAACCACCTTATTGCATTTCCTCACTGTCACTAGATAAATTCTTTTGCCACCTTTCCCTGCCATGCCCTTTTCTGtattctctttcatttttcctttctaCTGTCATTCCAACATCACCAATATCGTCTTTGTTGTCTTTGTCAGAAAAGTGTCCATTAAATAAATGacaagcaaaataaaaaaaaattacaagagaTAACTGATACAATTCTGAAAAATTATGACATTATAAAATGTAGAAAAATTCAAAGAGTTGAGCTTGTAAGAGggaatttaataaaaaagaataaaaaaagatagggtaaaaaaaattcaatgaacCTCCATTTTTTCGAACAAGACTacttcaaatttataattattttcttggaaattgttaaaaattcaaacattaaAGAACTCACAATATAAACAATATTAACAAAATCTTAATTGATGTTTGAGGAAGACATGGAATTGCAGAAATGACAACTATGGTGTTGATTGAAATCACAAAATCAGAATCGAAGGGAGAGGGTAGGTAGAAACTTGGTATTGATGATAGAAATATAAAGTGAAGATACTCCTCATGATCACCATGTCGTGGACGAACTGTGGAGATTGGTCGACGGAGTACTGATTCCTATCAAAAATGTTTTGGGTGGGTTGGTTTATTTTtgcttttctatttttttactttaaaatatattctgataatatattttaatataattttttgaaccCAAGAGACTTTtatcacaatttaatttatcaGTGTGTCATGTCATTGCGAGTGtatttcatacacttaaaatttttgtttgattGTCAAAAAAAAGAGTCAAATAGGTATCAAATCGAAGCGATAGATCTGTCTAATAGGTACAAGCCTTAGTTGAGTTGTTCAAGTGAATTATGTCGACAACTTTAAGTGATCGTTGATAACTTAAACCCAACGTTTTTATGCAATGCATGCtatttttaatgcatcaaaccaaacaatgcataaaaaCAATCCTTGTATAATTGATGTaaacataactaatacatgcatTGCTAATACCAAACATTACTAAATAGTCTATTTAAGattattcttatacactctaccaaatcaaaacttattgttttatatagtttttttttataacataaaataatatataaaattatccataacaaattcttatattatcaaaaaaaatatgtgattcTCACTAGCTACCAAATGACCTTTTAAAATGACTAGCAAATGAGAAGAGACAATTTCGAGCCTGTTTGGATTGTCTTTATAAAAGTAgattttatgtaaaaaataaaaaagttaaactaaaataacttttaatgcaaaaaataaaaaataggggaaacctatttttcattttaatttatcttaggttattttaaacttatttaatttatttttacgttGCAAAACACTTTCCAATttcttttaagtcatttttgacttattttaattatttttataattgcgACACACTTTCAGAAGTcaaaaactgacttaaaaatagatttgaccaacttttaagccAATCAAAACactctttttatttattgtacTGTTAGCTTCGATGGTGGCACATTTAGTTGGAAAAATGTAAAGCTATCAAATTCTATGATGCtttcctttttctctctttcttatttaattaatatttaataatttaatttaataataaatttaatattctcTAATTATTCCCCTCTCTGTCACACAAGCACAAACACAAAGCCACCATCGCTTTCTTCTTCCACCATATATATAACTCGGATATACCTCCCAACCCATTTCCCCAAATCGACTTGTCAGTCGATTCGATTGTTGGCCCAGAAATGGAGAATTCAGaaagtaacaacaacaataattataataatgaagcAGCCAAAACCACAGTGGTTGATGACAACAGTCACCAACCTGGAAACCCTAATGGGTCTGATGGGAATGCTAGTCTGCAAGTGAATGCAAATGGGGAACCCGATGCTGCTCTTCATCAACCCGGGGCTTCACGAAGAACTCCTTTCACCGACCTTAGTCAGGTCGATGCTGATCTTGCTCTTGCCCGCACCTTGCAAGACCAGGTTTCATTTTCACTTTATAACTCAACAACTTACTTTGTTTTTCAAAGGGTTTAGTATAAACTTGCTTCTTCAGGATTAGGCTTTTTTCACATTTCAGGATTCAATTTTTGTCGGATTATATTTCTTAGAGACTCTGAATAACGTCTTGGGGTAAAGTGATTTTGATTGTACAACTTGTACATTATTCTAGAACCCCTTTCTTGGCACCATTCACTTGATTGGATTGACTCACAGATTTAAGAGTCAAATTTATAACCAGAATTATGTAGTTCACTCAAAAGTTATCATAATCCCTAAAGTCAGCCTGTGCAAATAGTCTGTTTGGTGTAAAACATATTGGCTTCTAAAATTTTGAACCTGAAGTGGAATGGCAGCTAATCTTGAATGAACAAATTAATGTTGAATGTATCAACTATCATTCTTAATCTGACACTTCTGATGCCAACCTAAGACACAGTGGAGATTGATCAAGAGGTTTTGGCAAGATGGAGGGAGGGGGAAATGTGTTTTGTCCAGTGGCTGAGGATATTTGTTTTCTCGGGAACTGGTGTAGCAGTTTGCCGTTTTGGTGGCTGAGATAAGATGCTGCTGCTAGGGAAATCATGGTTGTCTAGATGCACATGATGAGAGCTCATAGGCTAGTGGGGCTGGGTCAAGCCGGTAAAAGCTATTCAGCTgggaaagtaaaatgaagtcaAAGCCAGAAAAACGATGGccataaaaaaaagtaactgAGAGTTAACTGAAGGAGTATGGAAAGCCAAAAGATAGAGGATCAAACTAAATTAAGAAatgtgaaaaaagaaaaggataaaTGAGGAGTAAGAGAGACGAGAGGAATAGAAAAAAAACACTAGAAAAGTAAGAAAACATGTACCCCCTTTCATAGCTCCCTTTGGAGTATAATCACACTCTGCATTGGATAATAAGTCTTTTTATCGAAAGAATAAGTAGAAAAGCTAGCTAGGAAGCTTTTAACTATTTAACTAGCATATCATGTAAAACTTCCTAAAAAGAAACAGACTTTGCCTAGGAAGAGAAGTAAATTTAATGTCACACTTCTTCTAAAAATTACCtaacaaaataaggaaaaaagtgACACTTTTTGACGTCTAAGTAGGGATGTTCTTCAGCCTTTTTGGGTGTGTAATGGGATTTCCTGTGGGCCCAATGCTCCTCTTATGTGTAGCTCCTAGCTATCTTTTGTTATAATTCTTGGGCTCTTCTTCCACGACAAGCATCTTCTTGATCTTCCGTTGAAGCCCATTAGCCTTCACTTGCTGCGACTTGCATCTCCTTAGTTTGAGACCTTAAAAATGGTTTTTGTGGTATTTCTTTAGCTTCATTCTTGTCCATGGAACTATCACTTGTTCTTCGCTGGTGATCTTGAAATATAAAACGTAAAGGTTCATCTGATCTTATTTGGGACTTCAGAAGCATTATATGAAACTAAgatcccccccccccaccccccccccccacacacacacaaacaattTGTGCTTGTAATTATGAGATAAAGCCTTTCTGGTTTGTCTTTTTGGGAATAGGAAAGAGCTTATATGATGCTTAGTATGAACGATGATGGGATTGATTATGGGAGCTGGGATGCTGGGAACTATGGCcatgatgaggatgaggatgaagATTTTGATGATCCAAGCGAAGAAGATGATGGTAGTGATGTGGGTGAGGATGATGAAGATGCATTTGATGTGCATGCTCATGATGAAGCAAGTGAGGATGAGAACCAAGGTGTTGAGTTAGACCCATCAGCTTTTTCTAGTGATGAGGCCTATGCCAGAGCACTACAGGATGCTGAAGAGAGAGAAATGGCTGCTAGATTATTGGCCCTTGCTGGGATAAATGAAAGTAAGTCCTttgttgaaacttattttttactGTTGTTTTGGCCTCTTTACTCTCTTCCTTTATCATGCAAACTATTGACAAATCTATGATTTTTAGTGTATGTTGGACAAAGGCAAGATGAAGAGGATCGTGGTATTAATTCCCAGGTAATGAATGATATTTAGCATTCTACTGAAGTTGGCTTTACAGTATTGCTTCTGAAGACAAAATGATATGATCATTCATATGCAGTAGTTAATCagtttttttcatattctagcATGGATCTTACATCTTGAGCCCTGAGCTTCtttcttcataaaattaataatctcAACATTGATAAGTTTTGATGTTGGTTAATatgatcaaattcaaataaTCTTCATCCTGATCAATTGCATCCACCTACTGTCATCCTGTCCCATGGAAGGGACAACCGCATGCAGAATATGTTTATGATAGTTTCTGAAATTAGTATGATACAAAAACATAAGAAGTTTTGGGAAGTTAAGAAATGTGGTAAATACAGAATCTGAACACACACATGGACGCACACATTTATTTCTTTAGATTCCTAGTACATAAATGAAGTTTGCTTTTTGCTGTTGTTGAAACCTTGAAGGATGTCAGTTGTCATGACCTGCAAACTTGGGGAATAAAATGATATTTGGAAAGGGGGTATCTGAGAAACAACTTACATATTCTTACACTTTCTACCCTCAATCCTTAAGAATAGAACTTGGATCACTGAAAATAGGATAGGTTGTGCATAGAAGACCACAATCTTAAAAATGTCATCATTCATAGTTAGCAACATCCCTATGAGTACATGGAAGACCTTTTATCAAAACATTTAAGTGTACTACAGTCGTTTTATTCTATTCTAGTTATTACCTGTACAACCAGTGATCATAACCACTGTCTTTCCCTAATAGCCCATTAAGTTCTAGCCCATCCTCTTTGGATCGTATATCAACACTGTTGCATATAGTAAAACTTTGTGACTTAAAGCATGCTAGTAAGAGCATATTGTTGAAGCCAGAGGAATTCTGCTTGAAGAAGCATAATTTAAGCCTGTTCCTAGTAAAAAAACACAACTTCCATTTAGAAATTTTAGAATCTTCGTATGCCTACATTTCTTTGGGATGCACTAGTAACCAACAAATTGCTAGTGCTTTTCCTTTAAATGAATGAATCCAAATATTTGTTTGTGGCTGCGGTGAAGACTAGATTAAGAGGTTATTACTTCTAATGAAACTCTCATAGGGGAGCTGAGCTTACGGtaaaaaaacatgaaacacatttggaacaatttttttttcaacggTTATGGATCTAAATTGTGTAATTTGAAGATGAAATGGATTAGAAGATAGAGAGGGACAATGAAGAGATGGCTTGAAGAGTAATTGAATACAAAAGTCTCCTATTTTGTAGATTTGATATTAAAGACATCTTATTTAACCCAGAGGGACTAACCTTACTAAATTTAGTATTCCAACACTTTTATACAATAATGCACATTCTAATACAACACATCAAACTTAAGATGATAAAATCAATGTGTTacctattttgaaaatattggaAAGTAAATAGTCTTTAGACAACTTACCAGATTGTCATGGGAGAAGTTCTAAGGAAAGTTATCAGAGTAATTTTCTGAAGACGGCAGAAAATGGTTGTTGCAACTCCAATGGATGCAACTTGGTGTCAACGTAACAGTCATTGGAGATAAGTGCATTGTTGTCCTTATGATCATGGGTAATAAGAGTGGTTCATAATAGAGGTCCTTGAACAGACAAGACTTGTAACATTACACCGAGAAGCAAACTATTTTGACTAAGTGAGTGGCGTTGGGCACAAATAGTAAGTTAAAAAGCTACATCTGTCTCTATTATGATTGCAAAAAATGATACCAACAACACtaacaacatacccagtataATTCCACAAGTGTGGTTTGGGGAGGGTCGGATGTATACGAACCTTTCCTTTATCTTTGGGAGGTAGAGAGGTGGTTTTCGAAAGATCCTCAACTCAAAAGGAAAGTATCTGACAAGATTGAAAGAAAAGATATAGCAAAGTATCAATTATACAAACAAATGCAAGAATAACTAGCAATACACATTGAAGGATAAGAAACAATGCAATAACTACATTATACTACTAAAAGGATAAGAGGAGAGGAGGCTAGCCACACCCTTTTCCTCATAGAATGTGACAACTCACAACTCCTACTAACTTCCTATCTTAATCCTCGACCTTTGTACCTTTCTATCTAAGGTATGTCCTTATTCAGATGTATCTATGTCCTGTCTAATCACCTCCCCTAGTTCTTCTTCGGcctacctctacctctcctAACAGCTG harbors:
- the LOC101249872 gene encoding E3 ubiquitin ligase BIG BROTHER-related, yielding MENSESNNNNNYNNEAAKTTVVDDNSHQPGNPNGSDGNASLQVNANGEPDAALHQPGASRRTPFTDLSQVDADLALARTLQDQERAYMMLSMNDDGIDYGSWDAGNYGHDEDEDEDFDDPSEEDDGSDVGEDDEDAFDVHAHDEASEDENQGVELDPSAFSSDEAYARALQDAEEREMAARLLALAGINEMYVGQRQDEEDRGINSQDAWEDVDPDELSYEELIALGDVVGTESRGLSADTIASLPSVNYKTQTASEGTTDSCVICRLDYEDGEKLTVLSCKHTYHSECLNNWLQINKVCPICSTEVSTSGNS